The proteins below are encoded in one region of Rhizobium sp. 9140:
- a CDS encoding urease subunit beta: protein MIPGEILAADGEIELNVGLETVTIEVSNTGDRPVQVGSHYHFAETNAGLTFDREAAHGKRLDIPAGTAVRFEPGQTRDVTLIPFAGKREVYGFRQKVMGAL, encoded by the coding sequence ATGATCCCCGGTGAAATCCTTGCGGCAGACGGCGAGATCGAGCTGAATGTCGGGCTGGAAACGGTAACGATCGAGGTGTCGAACACCGGCGACCGGCCGGTGCAGGTCGGCAGCCACTATCATTTCGCCGAGACCAATGCCGGACTGACCTTCGATCGCGAGGCGGCCCATGGCAAGCGGCTGGATATTCCCGCCGGTACGGCCGTGCGCTTCGAGCCGGGGCAGACGCGCGACGTGACGCTTATTCCCTTCGCGGGCAAACGGGAAGTCTATGGCTTCCGCCAGAAGGTCATGGGTGCGCTCTGA
- a CDS encoding urease accessory protein UreE — MPYRSTSIVSPAPADITPVALLRLPHDQRHLRRKLLHLPDDDVVMLDLKQAVMLADGDALVLEQGGYILIAAVEEPLYEILPRDRLHLVELAWHLGNRHLQAEICKDRIVILRDPVIRSMLIGLGAEVNEVTAQFQPMRGAYHSGHDHGPHAHGAPEHGKHEHGKHDHADHDHDHHDHVHDHSCDEHGHDGKGHSHAHD, encoded by the coding sequence ATGCCCTATCGCTCCACCTCCATCGTCTCGCCGGCACCTGCCGATATCACGCCTGTTGCCCTGCTGCGCCTGCCGCACGACCAGCGGCATCTCCGGCGCAAGCTGTTGCACCTGCCGGATGACGATGTCGTCATGCTGGACCTGAAGCAGGCCGTGATGCTGGCGGATGGCGATGCGCTGGTGCTGGAGCAGGGCGGCTACATCCTCATCGCCGCGGTAGAAGAGCCCCTTTACGAGATCCTGCCGCGCGACAGGCTTCACCTCGTCGAGCTTGCCTGGCATCTCGGCAACCGGCATCTGCAAGCCGAAATCTGTAAGGACCGCATCGTCATCCTGCGCGATCCCGTCATCCGGTCCATGCTGATCGGGCTCGGTGCCGAGGTGAACGAGGTGACGGCGCAGTTCCAGCCGATGCGGGGCGCCTATCACAGCGGGCATGACCATGGGCCTCACGCTCATGGGGCGCCTGAACACGGGAAGCACGAACACGGAAAGCATGACCACGCCGATCATGACCATGATCACCATGACCATGTCCACGATCACTCTTGCGACGAGCATGGACATGACGGCAAAGGACACAGCCACGCCCATGACTGA
- a CDS encoding TIGR02117 family protein, with translation MTRFRKVMRRLSLGLSVIILLLAIAAGLGTIVPQPLFASREGEEERENGEMRRILVLSNPIHTDIAIPVDAESLARFPFLGQSGVPVDDPAARWIIFGRGGRSFYLETPNWADLKPLPLLRGLTVDRAVLHVDVVGALAEPSLSVQGFEIGPAGYARLLDMIEASFAKRDGQVVPVPDARYGQNDRFFEATGWFTALAGCNTWTARGLRAAGLRTGLWNPLPVSLTFSLTHFN, from the coding sequence ATGACGAGGTTCCGCAAGGTCATGCGAAGGCTGTCGCTCGGCCTGTCGGTCATCATTCTGCTGCTTGCGATTGCGGCAGGTCTCGGGACCATCGTGCCGCAGCCGCTCTTCGCATCGCGCGAAGGGGAAGAGGAAAGGGAAAATGGGGAGATGCGGCGCATTCTCGTTCTCTCGAACCCGATCCACACCGATATCGCCATTCCCGTGGATGCGGAAAGCCTGGCGCGGTTTCCGTTTCTCGGCCAGAGTGGCGTTCCTGTCGATGATCCCGCGGCGCGGTGGATCATCTTCGGCCGGGGCGGGCGTAGCTTCTATCTGGAGACGCCGAACTGGGCGGACCTGAAGCCGCTGCCCTTACTGCGGGGGCTGACGGTCGATCGGGCGGTGCTGCATGTGGATGTCGTCGGCGCGCTTGCCGAACCTTCACTGAGCGTGCAAGGCTTCGAGATCGGACCGGCCGGCTATGCCCGGCTGCTGGACATGATCGAAGCCAGCTTCGCAAAGCGCGATGGGCAGGTCGTGCCCGTGCCCGATGCGCGCTACGGGCAGAACGACCGGTTCTTCGAGGCGACCGGCTGGTTTACGGCGCTCGCCGGCTGCAACACATGGACGGCCCGGGGCCTGAGGGCCGCGGGCCTGCGCACAGGACTATGGAACCCGCTGCCGGTATCGCTCACCTTTTCTCTCACGCATTTCAACTGA
- a CDS encoding urease accessory protein UreD: MSEAMSKPGQEGLAAAPQRAFGRGRLVAKHAGGRTRLQEFYQEGCAKLRLPTMFDGSMEAVLINSSGGLTGGDVMDWRFGAGADTELTLTTQACEKIYKASAGTTSVTTTIRAEAGSRVHWLPQETILFDRASMTRSLDVELDADAEFLAVEAVLLGRAAMGERMRNGLFRDRWRIVKGGALLHAENMRLSGDIDALTRRAFSLSGHVAFATLFFTASGCERHLKPLRERLDRGAASGSGGVSHVVVGDQEKLVARIVAKDGFALRKILVPMISHLRRSASVPKVWSL; the protein is encoded by the coding sequence ATGTCTGAGGCCATGTCTAAACCCGGGCAGGAGGGGCTGGCGGCAGCGCCGCAGCGCGCCTTCGGGCGCGGGCGCCTTGTGGCAAAGCATGCCGGCGGACGAACGCGGCTGCAGGAGTTCTATCAGGAAGGGTGCGCCAAGCTGCGCTTGCCGACCATGTTCGACGGCAGCATGGAAGCCGTGCTGATCAACAGTTCGGGCGGGCTGACCGGTGGTGACGTGATGGACTGGCGGTTCGGCGCCGGTGCGGATACCGAGTTGACGCTAACGACGCAGGCCTGCGAGAAGATCTACAAGGCCAGCGCCGGCACGACCTCGGTGACGACGACGATCCGGGCGGAGGCCGGGTCCCGCGTCCACTGGCTACCGCAGGAGACGATCCTGTTCGACCGGGCCTCGATGACGCGGTCGCTGGATGTCGAGCTTGACGCGGATGCCGAGTTTCTGGCCGTCGAGGCCGTGCTGCTCGGGCGTGCCGCCATGGGCGAGCGCATGCGGAACGGCCTTTTTCGCGACCGGTGGCGGATCGTGAAGGGTGGTGCGCTGCTGCATGCCGAGAATATGCGGCTGTCCGGGGATATCGATGCGCTGACGCGGCGCGCTTTTTCGCTGAGCGGTCACGTCGCCTTCGCCACGCTGTTCTTCACCGCGAGCGGATGCGAGCGCCATCTGAAGCCGCTCCGCGAACGCTTGGACAGAGGTGCAGCCAGCGGGTCGGGCGGCGTCAGCCATGTCGTGGTCGGCGATCAGGAAAAGCTCGTTGCACGGATCGTGGCGAAGGACGGCTTCGCCCTGCGAAAAATCCTCGTGCCGATGATTTCGCACTTGCGCAGGAGCGCGTCTGTGCCGAAAGTCTGGAGCCTGTAG
- a CDS encoding Urease operon accessory protein, whose product MIVGNGPVPDSAAKEIASADCVIRFNDCRSYRPGQRTDIVAVCNTGRPAKMMLGTSAPSALHANILPTAWGAHPAVVAAAGIWCVRNPALFAALRAPLAITHPELDDFCDDETAGFEAFALAADKIVRVLEAETQRSLETALAGFSPAPYIVPSSGLVVIGDVLGAHPAADIALAGFTHVGWEGHPFAAEARLVDRWVAEGRLRRLSVAPAFSLAVGS is encoded by the coding sequence GTGATCGTTGGCAATGGGCCGGTGCCGGACAGCGCCGCCAAGGAGATCGCGTCTGCCGATTGCGTCATCCGGTTCAATGATTGCCGCTCGTATCGCCCGGGCCAGCGAACGGATATCGTTGCCGTCTGCAACACCGGCCGGCCGGCAAAAATGATGCTGGGAACGTCGGCGCCCTCGGCTCTGCACGCCAACATCCTGCCGACGGCCTGGGGCGCGCATCCCGCAGTGGTCGCGGCAGCCGGTATCTGGTGCGTCCGCAACCCCGCACTCTTTGCGGCACTCCGGGCGCCGCTCGCCATCACGCATCCGGAGCTCGATGATTTCTGCGACGACGAGACGGCGGGGTTCGAGGCCTTTGCGCTTGCGGCCGACAAGATCGTCCGGGTGCTCGAGGCGGAAACGCAACGTTCGCTGGAGACAGCGCTCGCCGGTTTTTCGCCGGCCCCCTACATCGTGCCGAGCAGCGGCCTCGTCGTTATTGGCGATGTGCTCGGCGCTCATCCCGCAGCGGATATCGCGCTCGCCGGGTTCACCCATGTCGGCTGGGAGGGACATCCCTTTGCGGCCGAAGCGCGGCTGGTCGATCGCTGGGTGGCCGAAGGCCGGCTCCGCCGGCTCTCCGTCGCGCCGGCATTTTCTCTCGCGGTCGGGAGCTAG
- a CDS encoding urease accessory protein UreF — translation MLTEGQQQRPATGGTQALLRLIAWMSPAFPIGAFSYSAGLEQAVADGSIGDAASLQDWLSGAIAEGAVWNDAVLLAESYRAAEDVERLHAVASLAEAMAGSRERQMETMLQGEAFIAAASAWPTGGDEIMPARMAYPVAVGAVAGAHATGSEPAIAAYLHATASNQISVAIRCGVLGQRAGVAVLAALEGEIGAAAERAAASSLDDLGSAGILADIAGFRHETLTSRLFRS, via the coding sequence ATGCTTACCGAAGGTCAGCAACAACGACCGGCCACCGGCGGCACCCAGGCTCTGCTCCGCCTGATCGCCTGGATGTCGCCGGCTTTCCCCATCGGTGCCTTTTCCTATTCGGCCGGGCTCGAGCAGGCGGTGGCGGATGGCAGTATCGGGGATGCGGCCTCTCTTCAGGACTGGTTGTCCGGGGCGATTGCGGAAGGGGCCGTCTGGAACGATGCGGTGCTGCTGGCGGAAAGCTATCGTGCCGCTGAAGACGTCGAGCGCCTTCACGCTGTCGCTTCGCTGGCCGAAGCCATGGCCGGCAGTCGGGAGCGGCAGATGGAAACGATGCTTCAGGGCGAAGCATTCATCGCGGCGGCTTCGGCCTGGCCGACGGGGGGCGACGAGATCATGCCTGCCCGCATGGCCTATCCGGTTGCCGTCGGCGCGGTCGCCGGTGCGCATGCGACCGGGTCGGAGCCCGCGATTGCGGCCTATCTGCACGCAACGGCCTCCAATCAGATTTCTGTCGCGATCCGCTGCGGCGTCCTCGGGCAGCGTGCGGGGGTCGCCGTGCTGGCGGCGCTGGAAGGCGAGATCGGAGCCGCGGCCGAGCGGGCGGCGGCAAGTTCGCTGGACGATCTCGGCTCTGCCGGTATCCTCGCCGACATCGCCGGTTTCCGGCACGAGACGCTGACCTCGCGCCTGTTCCGCTCGTGA
- a CDS encoding DUF1272 domain-containing protein, translating into MLALRPNCECCDTDLAADSREAMICSFECTFCAACARDVLGGRCPNCTGELVRRPVRPAEKMVNNPASTERVVKLAGCAAAA; encoded by the coding sequence ATGCTGGCGCTTCGACCCAATTGCGAATGCTGCGACACGGATCTGGCGGCCGACAGCCGCGAGGCGATGATCTGCAGTTTCGAGTGCACCTTCTGTGCCGCCTGCGCGCGCGACGTGCTCGGCGGGCGTTGCCCGAATTGCACAGGCGAGCTCGTTCGCCGGCCTGTGCGGCCGGCTGAGAAGATGGTGAACAATCCCGCTTCCACGGAGCGCGTGGTGAAGCTCGCGGGCTGTGCTGCGGCGGCGTGA
- the urtE gene encoding urea ABC transporter ATP-binding subunit UrtE: MLTVDNINLHYGAAQALRGVSITAPMGKITCVLGRNGVGKTSLLRSVTGQHATSAGKVTFNDTVMNGMAPYNRARLGVGFVPQGREVFPLLTVKENLESGYAPVARKDRFVPDEIFALFPILKSMLGRRGGDLSGGQQQQLAIGRALVTRPKILVLDEPTEGIQPSIIKDIGRAIQYLRDSTGMAILLVEQYLDFCRELADHVYIMDRGEIVHEGPAETLDTPEARRHLTV; encoded by the coding sequence ATGCTGACCGTCGACAATATCAACCTTCATTACGGTGCGGCGCAGGCCCTGCGCGGCGTCTCCATCACGGCGCCGATGGGCAAGATCACCTGCGTGCTCGGCCGCAACGGCGTGGGCAAGACCAGCCTTTTGCGCTCGGTCACCGGCCAGCATGCGACGAGCGCCGGCAAGGTGACCTTCAACGATACCGTCATGAACGGCATGGCGCCCTATAACCGCGCACGCCTCGGCGTCGGTTTCGTGCCGCAGGGGCGGGAGGTGTTTCCTCTTCTCACCGTCAAGGAGAACCTTGAGTCCGGCTACGCCCCCGTCGCCCGCAAGGACCGCTTCGTGCCGGACGAGATCTTCGCGCTGTTCCCCATTCTCAAATCCATGCTCGGGCGGCGCGGTGGCGACCTTTCGGGCGGGCAGCAGCAGCAGCTTGCCATCGGCCGGGCGCTCGTCACACGTCCGAAGATCCTCGTGCTCGACGAGCCGACGGAGGGCATCCAGCCCTCGATCATCAAGGATATCGGACGGGCGATCCAGTATTTGCGTGATTCCACGGGGATGGCGATTTTGCTTGTGGAACAATATCTTGACTTCTGCCGCGAGCTTGCAGACCATGTCTACATCATGGATCGCGGAGAGATTGTGCATGAAGGCCCGGCCGAAACGCTCGACACGCCGGAAGCCCGAAGGCACCTCACGGTTTGA
- a CDS encoding urease subunit gamma, with translation MNLTPREKDKLLISMAAMVARRRLERGVKLNHPEAIALITDFVVEGARDGRSVPDLMEAGAHVITREQVMEGIPEMIHDIQIEATFPDGTKLVTVHEPIR, from the coding sequence ATGAACCTTACTCCCCGCGAAAAAGACAAGCTGCTGATCTCGATGGCCGCCATGGTGGCGCGCCGCCGGCTGGAGCGTGGCGTCAAGCTGAACCATCCCGAAGCCATCGCGCTGATCACCGATTTCGTGGTCGAGGGCGCGCGCGACGGCCGTTCGGTTCCCGACCTCATGGAGGCCGGCGCTCATGTCATCACGCGCGAGCAGGTGATGGAAGGGATCCCAGAAATGATTCATGACATCCAGATCGAGGCGACGTTCCCGGACGGAACGAAGCTCGTTACCGTTCACGAACCCATCCGCTGA
- a CDS encoding lysozyme inhibitor LprI family protein produces MRLAYPGATLAFSLVFGAGSASSAGPDDPDCSKAVTQSDMTACSQQDYETADVALNAAYRKTLARAQAMDKDLADLGDHMVGAVEALKTAQRAWIAYRDGQCALAGFEARGGSMEPMLVAGCLAELTTKRTDELNAALADR; encoded by the coding sequence ATGCGGCTCGCATATCCGGGCGCTACGCTGGCCTTCTCTCTGGTTTTCGGGGCAGGGTCTGCCTCGTCCGCCGGGCCGGATGATCCCGATTGCAGCAAGGCGGTTACCCAGAGCGACATGACGGCGTGTTCGCAGCAGGACTACGAGACCGCGGACGTGGCGCTGAACGCGGCCTATCGCAAGACGCTGGCGCGTGCGCAGGCGATGGACAAGGATCTCGCCGATCTGGGCGACCACATGGTCGGCGCGGTGGAAGCGCTGAAGACCGCGCAACGTGCCTGGATCGCCTATCGTGACGGGCAGTGCGCGCTTGCCGGCTTCGAGGCGCGCGGTGGCAGCATGGAACCGATGCTGGTGGCAGGTTGTCTTGCGGAACTGACGACCAAGCGGACGGACGAACTGAACGCGGCGCTGGCCGATCGCTGA
- a CDS encoding AbrB/MazE/SpoVT family DNA-binding domain-containing protein produces the protein MGETVRIKAGTITVPESVLKTLGLKDGDAVEFVANDAGAVEIRKPGKSFEDLRGIVKFERPITGEELDDWIREARNAGFRESEE, from the coding sequence ATGGGTGAAACGGTCAGGATCAAGGCAGGCACGATCACGGTTCCCGAATCGGTGCTGAAGACCCTCGGCCTCAAGGATGGCGACGCGGTCGAGTTCGTCGCGAACGACGCCGGCGCGGTCGAAATCCGCAAGCCGGGGAAGAGTTTCGAGGATTTGCGCGGGATCGTGAAGTTCGAGAGGCCGATTACCGGCGAGGAACTGGATGACTGGATCAGGGAAGCCCGAAATGCCGGTTTTCGGGAGAGCGAGGAATGA
- the ureG gene encoding urease accessory protein UreG: protein MASSNGPLRVGIGGPVGSGKTALTDKLCKAMRDRWSVAVVTNDIYTQEDAEALVRMQALPSDRIVGVETGGCPHTAIREDATINLQAIADLNRRIPDLDIVFIESGGDNLAATFSPDLADITLYVISVCQGEEIPRKGGPGITRSDLLVINKKDLAPYVGADLDVMQRDADRMRQSRPFVFSDMKRGEGVERIVEFLRVEGGL, encoded by the coding sequence ATGGCATCTTCCAATGGTCCCCTCCGTGTCGGCATCGGCGGCCCCGTCGGCTCCGGCAAGACGGCGCTGACGGACAAGCTCTGCAAGGCCATGCGGGACAGATGGTCGGTCGCGGTGGTCACCAACGACATCTATACGCAGGAGGATGCGGAAGCGCTGGTGCGCATGCAGGCGCTGCCCTCCGACAGGATCGTCGGCGTGGAGACGGGCGGCTGCCCGCACACCGCCATCCGCGAGGATGCGACGATCAACCTTCAGGCCATCGCCGATCTCAACCGCCGCATTCCGGACCTCGACATCGTCTTCATCGAATCCGGCGGCGACAATCTCGCGGCAACCTTCTCGCCCGATCTCGCGGATATCACGCTCTACGTAATCTCCGTCTGCCAGGGCGAGGAAATCCCGCGCAAGGGCGGACCCGGCATCACGCGATCCGATCTTCTCGTCATCAACAAGAAGGATCTCGCCCCTTACGTCGGCGCCGATCTCGACGTCATGCAGCGCGACGCCGACCGCATGCGCCAGTCCCGCCCGTTCGTGTTCTCGGACATGAAGCGCGGCGAGGGCGTGGAGCGGATCGTGGAGTTTTTGCGGGTTGAGGGTGGGTTGTAG
- a CDS encoding PIN domain-containing protein, translated as MIGLDTNMVMRWLALGSITDAEGVKQGEQATAFLEQDSAPVFINHVVLVEVVWLLRQKVKMARPAVSAFIFDMLNRPRIVVQDRDAVIASLRSYEDHPGDFADHLIGEINSRNGCRTTYTFDRAAARSPLFSELSR; from the coding sequence ATGATCGGTCTCGACACCAACATGGTGATGCGGTGGTTGGCCTTGGGCTCGATCACCGATGCCGAAGGCGTGAAGCAGGGCGAGCAGGCGACAGCCTTTCTTGAGCAGGACAGTGCGCCCGTCTTCATCAATCACGTCGTTCTCGTAGAGGTCGTTTGGCTTCTGCGGCAGAAGGTGAAGATGGCGCGGCCCGCGGTGTCCGCGTTCATTTTCGACATGCTGAACCGACCGCGGATCGTCGTGCAGGATCGCGACGCCGTCATCGCATCCCTGCGTTCCTATGAAGATCATCCAGGCGACTTTGCCGACCACCTGATCGGCGAGATCAACAGCCGAAACGGCTGCCGCACCACCTATACTTTCGACCGTGCCGCTGCGCGGTCACCCCTTTTCTCCGAACTCTCGAGGTAG
- the ureC gene encoding urease subunit alpha, with product MSYKMSRAAYANMFGPTTGDRVRLADTELFIEVEKDFTTYGDEVKFGGGKVIRDGMGQSQVTRADGAVDTVITNALIVDHWGIVKADIGLKDGLIVAIGKAGNPDTQPNVDIIVGPGTEAIAAEGKIVTAGGMDSHIHFICPQQIEEALMSGLTTMLGGGTGPAHGTLATTCTPGPWHLARMIEAADAFPMNLAFAGKGNASLPGALVEMVLGGATSLKLHEDWGTTPAAIDCCLSVADEYDVQVMIHTDTLNESGFVEDSIAALKGRTIHAFHTEGAGGGHAPDIIKICGQPNVIPSSTNPTRPYTINTLAEHLDMLMVCHHLSPSIPEDIAFAESRIRKETIAAEDILHDIGAFSIISSDSQAMGRVGEVAIRTWQTADKMKRQRGRLASETGDNDNMRVKRYIAKYTINPAIAHGLSHAIGSVEVGKRADLVLWNPAFFGVKPDMVLLGGMIAAAPMGDPNASIPTPQPVHYRPMFGAFGKARTNSSVTFVSQASLDAGLAAKLGVAKTLMAVKNTRGGIGKASMIHNSLTPVIEVDPETYEVRADGELLTCEPATVLPMAQRYFLF from the coding sequence ATGTCCTACAAGATGTCCCGCGCCGCCTATGCCAATATGTTCGGCCCGACGACGGGCGACCGGGTGCGGCTGGCGGATACGGAGCTGTTCATCGAGGTGGAGAAGGATTTCACCACCTATGGCGACGAGGTGAAGTTCGGCGGCGGCAAGGTCATCCGCGACGGCATGGGGCAGAGCCAGGTGACGCGGGCGGACGGCGCGGTCGATACCGTCATCACCAACGCGCTGATCGTAGACCATTGGGGTATCGTGAAGGCCGATATCGGGCTGAAGGACGGGCTGATCGTCGCCATCGGCAAGGCCGGAAATCCGGATACGCAGCCGAATGTGGACATCATCGTCGGCCCCGGCACGGAGGCAATCGCGGCCGAAGGCAAGATCGTCACCGCCGGCGGCATGGACAGCCATATCCACTTCATCTGCCCGCAGCAGATCGAGGAGGCGCTGATGTCCGGCCTCACCACCATGCTGGGCGGCGGCACAGGCCCCGCGCATGGTACGCTCGCCACCACCTGCACGCCCGGGCCGTGGCACCTGGCGCGGATGATCGAGGCGGCCGATGCCTTTCCGATGAACCTCGCCTTTGCCGGCAAGGGCAATGCCTCGCTGCCCGGCGCGCTGGTGGAAATGGTGCTCGGCGGCGCGACATCGCTGAAGCTGCACGAGGACTGGGGTACGACGCCGGCCGCCATCGACTGCTGCCTCTCGGTCGCCGACGAATACGATGTGCAGGTGATGATCCACACGGACACGCTGAACGAGAGCGGCTTCGTGGAGGATTCCATTGCGGCGCTGAAGGGTCGCACCATCCATGCCTTCCACACCGAAGGGGCGGGCGGCGGACATGCGCCCGACATTATCAAGATCTGCGGCCAGCCGAACGTCATCCCGTCCTCGACCAATCCGACGCGGCCCTACACGATCAACACGCTGGCCGAACATCTGGATATGCTGATGGTCTGCCATCACCTGTCCCCGTCGATCCCGGAGGACATCGCCTTTGCCGAAAGCCGTATCCGCAAGGAAACGATTGCGGCCGAGGATATCCTGCACGATATCGGCGCTTTCTCGATCATCTCGTCCGACAGCCAGGCCATGGGCCGCGTCGGCGAGGTGGCGATCCGCACGTGGCAGACGGCCGACAAGATGAAGCGCCAGCGCGGCCGGCTGGCGAGCGAAACCGGCGACAACGACAATATGCGGGTGAAGCGCTACATCGCGAAATACACGATCAACCCGGCTATCGCCCACGGCCTCAGCCACGCGATCGGCTCGGTCGAGGTTGGCAAACGGGCCGATCTCGTGCTGTGGAACCCCGCCTTCTTCGGCGTGAAGCCGGACATGGTGCTGCTCGGCGGCATGATCGCGGCCGCCCCCATGGGCGATCCGAACGCCTCCATTCCCACACCGCAGCCGGTGCATTACCGGCCGATGTTCGGCGCCTTCGGCAAGGCGCGGACCAACTCCTCCGTAACCTTCGTATCGCAGGCGTCGCTGGACGCCGGCCTTGCGGCCAAGCTCGGCGTGGCGAAAACGCTGATGGCGGTGAAGAACACGCGCGGCGGTATCGGCAAGGCCTCGATGATCCACAATAGCCTGACGCCGGTGATCGAGGTGGATCCGGAGACTTACGAGGTGCGCGCGGATGGAGAGCTGCTGACCTGCGAGCCGGCGACGGTGCTGCCGATGGCGCAGCGCTATTTCCTGTTCTAG
- the urtD gene encoding urea ABC transporter ATP-binding protein UrtD, with translation MDEKITNSLLYLDGVSVSFDGFKALNALSFVVAPGELRAIIGPNGAGKTTMMDIITGKTRPDSGTVYFDGQVDLTKKDEADIAQLGIGRKFQKPTVFESHTVWDNIELALNRKRGVFATLFYTLTPADKARIEEILETVRMTARKDHLAGSLSHGQKQWLEIGMLLAQEPKLLLVDEPVAGMTDAETAETAILLKEIAKTRSVVVVEHDMGFIRDLGVKVTCLAEGSVLAEGSIDFVSNDPKVIENYLGR, from the coding sequence ATGGACGAGAAGATCACCAACAGCCTCCTTTATCTCGATGGCGTCTCGGTTTCCTTCGATGGCTTCAAGGCGCTGAATGCGCTGTCCTTCGTGGTGGCGCCCGGCGAGCTCAGGGCGATCATCGGCCCGAACGGCGCGGGCAAGACAACGATGATGGACATCATCACCGGCAAGACGCGGCCCGACAGCGGCACAGTCTATTTCGACGGGCAGGTGGACCTGACCAAAAAGGACGAGGCGGATATCGCGCAGCTGGGCATCGGCCGGAAATTCCAGAAGCCGACAGTGTTCGAGAGCCATACCGTCTGGGACAATATCGAACTGGCGCTGAACCGCAAACGCGGCGTCTTCGCCACGCTGTTCTACACGCTGACGCCAGCCGACAAGGCGCGGATCGAGGAGATCCTCGAAACCGTGCGCATGACGGCCCGGAAGGATCATCTCGCGGGAAGCCTGTCGCACGGGCAGAAGCAGTGGCTGGAAATCGGCATGCTGCTGGCGCAGGAACCGAAGCTGCTGCTGGTGGACGAGCCCGTCGCCGGCATGACGGACGCAGAGACCGCGGAGACCGCGATCCTGCTCAAGGAAATCGCCAAGACCCGCTCGGTCGTGGTGGTGGAGCACGACATGGGCTTCATCCGCGACCTCGGCGTCAAGGTCACCTGCCTTGCCGAGGGCTCGGTTCTCGCGGAGGGCTCGATCGACTTCGTGTCGAACGATCCCAAAGTCATCGAAAACTATCTGGGACGGTGA